Sequence from the Rhizobium sp. TH2 genome:
TCCAGCGCAGCAAGCAAGTCGTCGCGCTGCCACATCCTGGTCTTCGCTTCCATCGTCTCGGTCACCAGTGCCCGGTTGGCCACGCGCGCCGGATTGGTCTTGAAGCGATCGTCCGCAGCCATCTCTGGCAGTCCGAGAATTTCAGCTAGCCGGCCGAACTGGCTGTCATTGCCGCAGGCGACGATCAGATGACCGTCGGCGACGGCAAAAGTCTGGTAGGGCGAGATATTCGGATGTGCATTGCCCAGCCGCTTCGGCACATTGCCTGAGGCGAGGAAGTTCATCGCCTGGTTGGCCAGCACGCCGGTCATGCAGTCCAAGAGCGCCATGTCGATATGCTGGCCCTGACCCGATTTCTGCCGTGCGATCAGCGCGGCCTGGATGGCGACCACGGAATAGACGCCAGTGAAGATATCGGCGAAGGCAACACCGATCTTCTGCGGCTCGCGCTCCGGCTCGCCGGTCAGGTCCATGATGCCGCTCATGCCCTGGATCATGAAATCGTAGCCGGCGCGCGGCGCATAGGGCCCGTCCTGGCCGAAGCCGGTGATCGAGCAATAGATCAGGCGCGGATTGACTGCCTTCAGGCTCTCATAGTCGAGGCCGTATTTCTTCAAGCCACCGACCTTGAAGTTCTCGATCAGCACGTCGGCCTCGCGGGCGAGATCAAGCACCAGTGCCCTGCCCTCGTCGGTCGTGAAATCGGCGGTGACAGAGCGCTTGCCGCGATTGGCGGCGTGGAAATATGCGGCGGTCTTCTCGCCTTCGCGCTCGATATAGGGCGGACCCCAGCGGCGGGTATCGTCGCCCTCGGGGCTCTCGACCTTGATCACGTCCGCACCGAGATCGGCCAATGTCTGGCCGCACCACGGACCCGCGAGGATGCGGGCCAATTCCAGCACCTTGATGCCCTTGAGCGGCGCGTCCATCAGAAGAACGCCTGGATGCCGGTCTGCGCGCGACCGAGGATCAGCGCATGGACGTCATGCGTGCCCTCATAGGTGTTGACCGTTTCGAGGTTCTGCGAATGCCGCATCACGTGGTAGCCGATCTGGATGCCGTTGCCGCCATGCATGTCGCGGGCCTGACGCGCGATATCGAGCGCCTTGCCGCAATTGTTGCGCTTGACGAGCGAGATCATCTCGGGCGCAAAGCGGTGCTCGTCCATCAGCCGGCCGACGCGGAGCGAGCCCTGCAGCCCGAGCGCGATCTCGGTCTGCATATCGGCCAGCTTCTTCTGGTAAAGCTGGGTGCCGGCCAACGGCTTGTTGAACTGCTTGCGGTCGAGGCCGTATTGGCGAGCACGATGCCAGCAATCCTCCGCCGCGCCCATGACACCCCAGGAAATGCCGTAACGGGCGCGGTTGAGGCAACCGAAGGGACCCTTTAGGCCCGAGACGTTCGGAAGCAGGGCATCCTCGCCGACTTCGACGCCTTCCATGACGATTTCGCCGGTGATCGAAGCACGCAGCGATAGCTTGCCGCCGATCTTCGGCGCCGACAGGCCCTTCATGCCCTTTTCCAGAATGAAGCCTCGGATCTCGTTGTCATGCGCCTCGGATTTCGCCCAGACGACAAAGACGTCGGCGATCGGCGAATTGGAAATCCACATCTTGGAACCACGCAGGCGGTAGCCACCCGTAATCTTCTCGGCGCGTGTCTTCATGCCGCCGGGATCGGAGCCGGCATCCGGCTCGGTCAGGCCGAAGCAGCCGATCAGGTCGCCCGAAACGAGGCCCGGCAGGTACTTCTTGTGTTGTTCCGGCGAGCCATAGGCATGGATGGGATGGATGACCAGCGAGGACTGCACGCTCATCATCGATCGATAGCCGGAATCGACGCGCTCCACTTCTCGCGCAACGAGGCCGTAGGCGACGTAGTTGGCATTGGCCGCGCCGAATTCCTCCGGTAGCGTCACGCCAAGCAGTCCCGCCTGCCCCATCAGCTTGAACATGGCGGGATCGGTCTTCTCCTCGAGATAGGCGTCCTCCACGCGCGGCAGGAGTTCGGCCTTGGCGAAGGCGGCCGCCGAATCTCGGATCATGCGCTCGTCGTCGCTCAACTGATCTTCGATAAGAAAGGGGTCGTCCCAGACGAAGGATGCCGCGGCCATGGTTTGCTCCTGAGTTTTTATCGTCCGCAACATGCATCAGGATCGCCCGGAGTACAAACCATGTTTACTAATCACGTTATGAGCTTTACTCATAGTCCATGAAGCCAACCCAGCGACGTCTCCTCCCCTCCACATCAGCGCTCGCCGCCTTCGATGCCGTGGCCCGCACCGGCAGTTTCAGCGCGGCCGCATCCATGTTGCACCTCACGCAGGGGGCGATAAGCCGTCACGTTTCGCTGCTCGAGGAGCAGCTTGGCGTGACGCTGCTTGAACGGACCGGACGCGGCGCGCGGCTGACGGAGAAAGGCAAGGCCTATGCCGAGGGTGTTTCGGAGGTCCTTGCAAAAATCCGTTCCCTGTCGCTGGTGGCGATGTCCGGCTCGGAGGAAACTCGGCTGCGGCTCGCGATCCTCCCCACATTTGGCACTCGTTGGCTGATGCCCCGCATCCCGGATTTCGTGCAGAAGAATCCCGAGATCACCATCAGTTTCGCGACCCGTATCGGGCAGTTCGATTTTCGCGCTGAGAATATCGATGTGGCCGTCCATGTCGGCCGACGGGACTGGCCGGACGCCGATTGCAAATTCCTGATGGGCGAGACGGTGGTGCCGGTTTGCAGCCCGGACTTTCGGGAGGGACACCCCATTGCCGCCGCTGCCGATCTGCTGGGCATGCCGCTTCTCGAAATGGTATCTCGCCCCGGCGCCTGGCGGCATTGGTTCTCGACGCTCGACATATCAGAGCAGCACCGCGAAGGCATGGTGTTCGAACAATTCTCGAACGTGACCCAAGCTTGCATCGCGGGGCTTGGCGTCGCATTGATGCCAATTTTCCTCATAGAGAGCGAGTTGGCGACAGGAAAACTGGTACGCGCCTTCGATTGGGCGATCGAGAGCGAGAGTGCCTATTACCTCGTCCGGCCGCGTCACAAGCTGGATTTTCCGCCAGCGGTCAGGTTCGCCGGCTGGCTGGAGGATCAGATTGCCCGGTTCAAACAGCCGTAATCCTCACCGACTTCCGACATAAGCCATCGAGCGGAACCAGATCCAGCTCCCTGCGTTATGCTGTGGTGCAGCATAAATATCGGGTTAGAGTTAAGCATGGACGCAAAAGTATCTCAGTTCTCCATTCACGCAGGCGAGCCGACGCCGCTCGGGGCCACTTTGGTGGACGGAGGTGTCAATTTCAGTGTTTTTTCCGCTCATGCCGAGCGCATCGAGGTTTGTATCTTCGATCCCTCGGGCACAATCGAACTCCAACGGTTGACGCTTCCGGAAAATACCCACGAGCTTTTCCACGGTTTCATCCCCGGTCTGACCAAAGGGACGCTCTACGGACTCCGTGCGCATGGCCCCTTCGACCCCGAGAATGGTCATCGCTTCAACCCGAATAAACTGCTGGCCGACCCCTATGCCCGCAGCTTTTACGGCAAGCTCGAGAACTCGGATACGCATTTCGGCTACGACCTCAACGCCGAGGAGAAAGACCTCACCTTCGACGACAGCGACAACGCCCGCTTCATGCCGAAGTGCCGGGTCATAGCGCCCCGCACGGCCAAGGAAATCCTGCGACCATCCATCCCGTGGTCCCGGACCGTGGTCTATGAGACCCATGTGAAAGGCTTCACCAAGCGCAATCCACTGATCCCCGAGGATCTGCGCGGCACATTCGATGGCCTCGGCCACGAAGCGGCGGTGGACTATATCAAGAGCCTCGGCATCACATCGGTCGAACTGATGCCGATGCATGAATTCTTCGACGACTTCCACCTCGCCGACAAGGGACTGACCAATTACTGGGGCTACAACACGTTCGGCTTCTTCGCGCCCGCATCACGCTATTTCGGCCCGTCGGGCCAGTATGGTTTTCTCTCCACGGTGCGCGCCTATCACGACGCCGGCATCGAGGTGATCCTCGACGTCGTCTACAATCACACCGCCGAGGGCAACGAACTCGGCCCGACCTTGAGCTTCAAGGGTCTCGACAATTTTTCCTACTATCGCACGCTTGCCGACAATCATCGCTACTATGTCAACGACACCGGCACCGGAAACACGGTCAACACCTCCCATCCCCGCGTGCTGCAGATGGTGATGGATTCGCTTCGCTATTGGGTCGAGGAGATGGAGGTCGATGGCTTCCGTTTCGATCTCGGCACCATCCTCGGTCGCGAGCCGGAAGGTTTCAACGAGCGCGGCGGCTTCTTCGATGCGGTGTTGCAGGATCCGGTACTCGCACGTGTAAAACTGATCGGCGAGCCTTGGGATATTGGACCGGGCGGCTACCAGGTCGGCGGCTTCCCCCCGGGCTGGGCCGAGTGGAACGACAAATACCGCGACAGCGTCCGCGAGTACTGGAAGGGTGATGAGCACACCGCACCCGATTTCGCTGCCCGCATTCTCGGTTCGGGCGACTGCTACGACCAGCGTGGCCGCCGCCCGTGGTCGAGCGTCAATTTCATCACCGCTCACGACGGCTTCACGCTCAACGACCTCGTCTCTTACGACGGCAAGCACAATGAAGCGAACGGCGAGGACAACAACGACGGCCACGACCACAATCGCAGCCATAACTATGGCGCTGAAGGCCCGACCGACGACCAGGGCATCAACGATATCCGCGAACGCCAGAAGCGGAATTTCCTCGCAACGCTGTTCTTCTCGCATGGCACGCCCATGCTGCTGGCAGGCGACGAATTCGGCCACGGACAATCCGGCAACAACAACACCTATTGCCAGGACAACGAACTGACATGGTTGGATTGGGAAGGCCTATCCGGCGCCAATCAGGAGCTTCTGGAATTTACCAGGCGGGTGATCGCGCTTCGTACTGCACAGCCATTGCTCCGTCGCGAGAACTGGCGCGATGGCATGATCGTCAACTGGTTCACATCAGAGGGCGGCGAGCAGTTGCCCGAGCATTGGCACGACGAGCCTACGCTCAGTCTACATTTGCAGCGTCCCGATCTGAGAGACGAGGCCGAACTATGGTCGGAAGTCCTGATCATCTTCAATCCACGCGCCGAGGACGTCTCCTTCACCCTGCCGGATTTTGGCGAGGACGACTGGAATTTCGCGCTCGCCACATGCGACACGCCGCTGTCCGAGGGACCGGTCAAGGCCAAGAAGCCTGTGCTGGCCACAGCGCGCAGCCTCATGCTGTTCTACCGATGAACAGCGCGTGGCAGTCAATCGTCCGTCTGCAATCATTCTCTTTCTCAACACCGTGTGGAACTCCGGACCACTCCCGGCAGTTTCCGCACCAGGGCCGCGAGATACGCGTCGGCAATTGAAACGCGACAGGGAATTCATGCAGCAAGCCGAAGGTCATTCCAGCATCATCAATCTCGAGAGCAATGCCTGGCGCTCGGACCCGGCCGAGAAGGTCGGCTTCATCATAGATGCGGCTGAATATTACCGCAGCCTCCAGGAAATTCTGCCAAAAGCGAAAAGTACGATCTGGATCATCGGCTGGGATTTCAATCCCGACATCTACCTTGATCCCGAGCGACCGGATGTGACGCTGGGCGCGTTTCTCCGATCGCTCGTCGATGAGAATGAAGAACTGGAAATCCGCATTCTCGTCTGGGCGATGGGGCCGATCTATTCGGGCAAGTCGCTGCGCCTCTTCAGCGAGAACACATGGTCCAATCACCCGCGTATTCATCTGCGTTTCGATGCAAAGCACCCGCTTCGCGGATCGCACCACCAGAAGATCGTGGTCGTGGACGATACCATTTCATTTCTCGGCGGTATCGATCTCACAGCCAGACGCTGGGACACGCCCGCTCATGACGTTGACAATCCGCTCAGGGTCTCGCCGGACGGCGAG
This genomic interval carries:
- a CDS encoding CaiB/BaiF CoA transferase family protein; translation: MDAPLKGIKVLELARILAGPWCGQTLADLGADVIKVESPEGDDTRRWGPPYIEREGEKTAAYFHAANRGKRSVTADFTTDEGRALVLDLAREADVLIENFKVGGLKKYGLDYESLKAVNPRLIYCSITGFGQDGPYAPRAGYDFMIQGMSGIMDLTGEPEREPQKIGVAFADIFTGVYSVVAIQAALIARQKSGQGQHIDMALLDCMTGVLANQAMNFLASGNVPKRLGNAHPNISPYQTFAVADGHLIVACGNDSQFGRLAEILGLPEMAADDRFKTNPARVANRALVTETMEAKTRMWQRDDLLAALEKAGVPAGPINSVADVFEDPQFVHRGMKITADGVPGIRTPITFSETPLSLAKPSPKLGEHEGARFGEGPFVT
- the glgX gene encoding glycogen debranching protein GlgX, whose amino-acid sequence is MDAKVSQFSIHAGEPTPLGATLVDGGVNFSVFSAHAERIEVCIFDPSGTIELQRLTLPENTHELFHGFIPGLTKGTLYGLRAHGPFDPENGHRFNPNKLLADPYARSFYGKLENSDTHFGYDLNAEEKDLTFDDSDNARFMPKCRVIAPRTAKEILRPSIPWSRTVVYETHVKGFTKRNPLIPEDLRGTFDGLGHEAAVDYIKSLGITSVELMPMHEFFDDFHLADKGLTNYWGYNTFGFFAPASRYFGPSGQYGFLSTVRAYHDAGIEVILDVVYNHTAEGNELGPTLSFKGLDNFSYYRTLADNHRYYVNDTGTGNTVNTSHPRVLQMVMDSLRYWVEEMEVDGFRFDLGTILGREPEGFNERGGFFDAVLQDPVLARVKLIGEPWDIGPGGYQVGGFPPGWAEWNDKYRDSVREYWKGDEHTAPDFAARILGSGDCYDQRGRRPWSSVNFITAHDGFTLNDLVSYDGKHNEANGEDNNDGHDHNRSHNYGAEGPTDDQGINDIRERQKRNFLATLFFSHGTPMLLAGDEFGHGQSGNNNTYCQDNELTWLDWEGLSGANQELLEFTRRVIALRTAQPLLRRENWRDGMIVNWFTSEGGEQLPEHWHDEPTLSLHLQRPDLRDEAELWSEVLIIFNPRAEDVSFTLPDFGEDDWNFALATCDTPLSEGPVKAKKPVLATARSLMLFYR
- a CDS encoding LysR family transcriptional regulator gives rise to the protein MKPTQRRLLPSTSALAAFDAVARTGSFSAAASMLHLTQGAISRHVSLLEEQLGVTLLERTGRGARLTEKGKAYAEGVSEVLAKIRSLSLVAMSGSEETRLRLAILPTFGTRWLMPRIPDFVQKNPEITISFATRIGQFDFRAENIDVAVHVGRRDWPDADCKFLMGETVVPVCSPDFREGHPIAAAADLLGMPLLEMVSRPGAWRHWFSTLDISEQHREGMVFEQFSNVTQACIAGLGVALMPIFLIESELATGKLVRAFDWAIESESAYYLVRPRHKLDFPPAVRFAGWLEDQIARFKQP
- a CDS encoding acyl-CoA dehydrogenase, producing the protein MAAASFVWDDPFLIEDQLSDDERMIRDSAAAFAKAELLPRVEDAYLEEKTDPAMFKLMGQAGLLGVTLPEEFGAANANYVAYGLVAREVERVDSGYRSMMSVQSSLVIHPIHAYGSPEQHKKYLPGLVSGDLIGCFGLTEPDAGSDPGGMKTRAEKITGGYRLRGSKMWISNSPIADVFVVWAKSEAHDNEIRGFILEKGMKGLSAPKIGGKLSLRASITGEIVMEGVEVGEDALLPNVSGLKGPFGCLNRARYGISWGVMGAAEDCWHRARQYGLDRKQFNKPLAGTQLYQKKLADMQTEIALGLQGSLRVGRLMDEHRFAPEMISLVKRNNCGKALDIARQARDMHGGNGIQIGYHVMRHSQNLETVNTYEGTHDVHALILGRAQTGIQAFF